A stretch of DNA from Scatophagus argus isolate fScaArg1 chromosome 23, fScaArg1.pri, whole genome shotgun sequence:
TTACGTCTTACAGGAAGGCACATTCTGAGCTGAACTGAGACGCCTTTTGAAACTGCGTTACCATCCGGCAGGAAACAGAAGTCCGTTCTCGAATTCCCGAAGACGTCGACGCTCTCACCTTTGTCTCACTAACCCACATGACGAGATCGAGCCACGTGCACGCAGCCTCGTGTTTTTATTACCCATCTCAGGTTCAACCAACACTCTGACTCAAGCTAATTCACCCCAGAAAAATGTGCAGGTGTGTCTTATTCCCATTTTATCCAGTACAGGTGAGCATGCCTGAACCATCGCTTCATTACTGGCACAGCATAATGAGAACCCAGAAGCTAGAAAgcttttttaatcattattacTTTAATTGAAATTAAAGATGGAATGATTACctaatgaaaaaacacaacaaggtGATGGCAAATGACCACATGGTCAAAACTCACGGCCAGCAGTCGCCCCACTTGTGAGCGAACCAGCGAACCAAATGTTTTCCTGCAGGATTCAGCTGCAGAGCAAAAGATGCCTGGGACAAAACCCCCACATTTAAAATCAACCTTATATTCAAATATATGGAGAACACATATGCACACCTGAGTCACGTTCCAGATTGGTTTGCACGTCTGCTTATGCAAACTGCCCTCTTATATTCCATGTGGGTTGTATAAGTGGGACTGTATGATTGCGTCAGGTCAGAGATATACTGTAGCATGGCGACTCTGCAGGTGGATAAAGCCTTATCTGTCTGCGAGTTCATTCACATTTACTGGTGGcgttgacacacacacacacacacacacacacacacatatatatccTGTGACCTCTTTGGCTTTTTAAACCCTTTTTTATCCCACTGTGCCTCTCTGTTGCCATACCTTTACATTCCAATCACGCGTGTGTTGTCAAGTCCACCTGTGCTCACGTTATCTGCATGTATATACAcggtagaagaagaagagacagggaaagtgtgtgtgtgtgtgtgagacagagggGGTAAAAAAAGTTTGATGGCCTCATTTAGGGAATAACTGGTTTTCTGCAAACACATAATGTCAGATTTGGGCcagaaaagagagataaagaaaagggGTGGACGGCAGAGCGTGGACTGTGtcttcccccctccctccctccctccctcttgcttcctctctctctcctgggaTCATAGTCCTGTCTATATAAAAGAGGTGCTGGTGCCACAGCTCAGTTCGCTGAGTCAGACTGTCGTCCAGCAACCCCGCACGACTAATGAAAACCTGACTGAGAGCTGACTCTGCAGACTCCCCGAAAAGTCGTACAGAAAAGTTGACTGACCTGGTCGAGTCCTCCAGAAAGAGCTCGGGTGAGATCCGATTTGCTCCAGGCGGAAGAGCTGCAGGTCCCCAAGAAGAACCTCCCTCACTGGCCAACTAGCTGCAAAGATGCAGGAGAAAGTGTTGTTCGCccagaggagagcagcagtagctctgtgctttgtgctgCTCGTGCTGGCTCAGCAGGTGAGTGGACCGACCCGTTACGGCCTGGTGTTTGATCAAAGAGGCagatttcttctcttctgttggCACAAACCAGaccttttgtcagtgtttgacATATTGGAAGTACACGCTTGGCCTGGCAACAGTAGTTTGACTTAAGGTTCACTTTGCAGCTGATGTGAGCTGATGTGGTGAAAAGCTTTTCTTTGGTGCACATTTTGACTTGTTGCCGCGTTGTTGCAAGTTTTACAGCGAAGTGGGCTGGTTCACTTACGCTGTGAACTTCTAAATTTAGTCAGTATACTCATGAGAAAATTTAAGCTTTTCCTTGAATCAAACAAACCTTTCTGTACCTTCTGGTGTCCCAGGTGTGTGCAGGTCCGCTGGTCCCACAAGCCCAGTCCACCCCAGAGCGGGGGGCACATTCAGGTGGGCTCCACACCCTGAGGAGGATAGCCCGGATGACCCCGCTGTGGAGGATCATGAACAGCAAACCATTTGGAGCTTACTGCCAGAACCACTACGAATGCTCCACAGGACTCTGCCGGTGAGtgagaaggaaacagagaaCAACACGAGTCAAACACTTTCAACGAAACCAGAGGACTGCAGTGTGTTCACGCCTCTGAAACTCTGAGTTTTGACAGTCAGGCCCACTTTCAGCTTTTGTTCAAGAAGTGTGAATAGCCTCATGCTAATTATTGCTAATTATTAAGGAGAGAAGCAGCCTTTTTGAGCAGCGAGCTTTTGTTTTCGGGATGATGGGCCACAGGTTAGACACTCGGCAAACCGAATTCTTTTGAATTTACATTTACGTTCATCTTCCATATAAAAATGCTTATGGAGATGAATAAAATGACCCGGTTTGCCTCGCGGATGTGATTGTGGGGTAGCAGTGAAGGTGCTCAGTAGCCAGTGTGTGAGGAAGTTAGCAGGTTTCACCATGtgtgacgcttttcaaaattctgtaaagctttatttttggTGTCCAAAGTTTCTTAATAGGCAGAATCAATTTGCAATGAAAATTTGAGAAATAATATGTAACTTGGCACGTCGTTTTTTAAGCGGATTTTATTATAAGCTGTTGCTAAAAATTCATTTCTTGTTCATTTATTGCTGGAAAAGTTATTTCTCACATCTGATGAACTCATTGCGTGCCTGCAGCTAAATTTCCTGTTGTGTTGCACCGCAATCGATGAACTGTGCTCAGGTTTCCCGGAAACTTCTTTCTctgaattttcttcttcttgattcTTTTGTCGTCACCTTTCCAGGGCGGGTCACTGCTCCACCAGCCACCGCGTCCCCTCAGAGACCGTCAACTACTAGACGTCCCGGGACACGAGCGGCGTGTTTACATGAGAGTT
This window harbors:
- the leap2 gene encoding liver-expressed antimicrobial peptide 2, translated to MQEKVLFAQRRAAVALCFVLLVLAQQVCAGPLVPQAQSTPERGAHSGGLHTLRRIARMTPLWRIMNSKPFGAYCQNHYECSTGLCRAGHCSTSHRVPSETVNY